The following nucleotide sequence is from Roseivirga sp. BDSF3-8.
CCCCCTGCATCTTATACTGGAAGGTGGGTGTGATGGTGCGCTCGAGGCCATCGCGGTTACGTCCCTTATAGCCGGGGCCGGCCGGAAGGGGAAAGCGATACCCGCCGTGTACGCTTATCCTGCGTAGCCTGGGATTGTCACCACTCACGTAGCTTTGATTAGGCTCGGTAAGGTTATGCACGGCACCTCCTATCCAGAAGTTTTCCGAGTAAAGGAGTCCGCCAAATGCCAGGTTAAAATATCCGATATTATCTCCACCGCCCAGGTCTTCATTGGTAGGAAGCTCAAAATCTGACCCATTGTACTGATCGGCGAATCTCAGGTCGCTGAAATTGAGAGATTGCAATACGTACTGGGCCTCGACACCCGGCCGAAAGGTAAACGTCTCACTCAGACGAAGCTGGTAAGCATAGTTGAGTCCGATCTGGGTTTGGTTCATACCCACATCGGCAACCTCATCATGCAGGATAAGCAGGCCCAGCCCGCTGTTGAAATCATCAAAATAATAATCTGCGTAAGCAGAATAAGTAGTGAAATTAGCGTCAATGGAAGGCCACTGGTTCCGGTAGTTCAACCCTGCCCTACCCTGTCCGCTGGCGCCGGTGAAGGCCGGGTTCAGGTACAGCGGTGCTGCGTAGTATTGAGAAAACTGCGGGTCTTGCGCGAAACTCTCAGTGAGCATTCCCGCGAAAATCAGCAAAACGAAAAGGATTTTCCGCATGGAATAAAGATTTATCTGGGAAATATGGCCAAATTAGAAAAACACATCCACAAATAGTATCAGGAAGTATGAAATAAACGAATTTTACCCAGCACTTATATATAGTATGTGTTAAAATAGCACAAATTTGTAGGTTATTCACGCGATCACCTGTCATATAGGCGTTGGTTGGAAAGACAGAAACTTTCTCATGCATAGGACATTCAGATATCTTTTTACCCTGACATTGCTAGGCTATTTACTGGTTACTGAGACTGCTATGGCTCAGAGCCTGGCCGGATACCGATGGTATTTTGGTAATAGCTCACAGGCGATAGTTTTTTCACAGTCAGACCGTGAAGCCCTCCTCATTGACGGGCAGTATATTCCATTTGGAACGGGAGGTAGCGCTGTGGCGACAAACCCCATTACCGGCAGCCTCCTCTTTTACTCCGACGGAGAGGTGGTGGTGGATGCAGGTAATACTCCGATGCCAAATGGCGGGGGCCTTACCGGTAATGCCGCTCTTAATCAAGGGGTGGCGGTAGCTCCTGTCCCCGGGGCAGGTAATGAAACGCAGTATTATGTGTTTTATACCGATGGCACCAATCTTACCTATAGTATAGTGGATATGGCTGCTACAGGTAACGCCTCAGCGGGTAATCTGCCATCAGGCGATGTGACGGTCAAAAACCAGCTACTCCTGGCTGGTGTAGGCGAAACGTTGCTGGTCGTACCGAATAGTGACTTTACGGGTTCGTGGCTGATTACGCAAAATGGTGCGGGTGAGTATGTAGTGATCACCATTGCCGAAACGAATAACCTGGCTGTACAGACCTATCCTCTTGCCGGGGCCCCTGTGAATGCCACTACTCCTGCTGCCCACCTGGCTCTTAACTCTTCCGGCAACAGGATAGCGGTAGCGCCACGTAATGGAAATACGAATATCCAGCTATTGACCTTTAACAGGACCAGCGGTGCGGTGGGGTACGTGAGGCCAGTATTTAACACGGGCTTTACTGCGGCCAATGCTGAAAATACTGCCGTTTATGACGTGGCATTTTCCCCTGGGGGGGACTTTCTATACCTGAGCAGAACGGGCGAGAGCGGCACACAAGCTAATGTGTACCGGATGGACCTTAATAACAATAGCGCGCTACCAGTAGCTCTTCTTGAAAACCCCGTGGCACGAAGCTACGGGTTACAGGAAGCCCCTGATGGCAACCTTTATCACCTATACCGAGAAACCGGCAGCGGGCCATACCTGACAGGCAGATTTTCTCAACTGGATAGCATTGCCGATGTGGTGGAATATGAGGAGGCCCTGTTCAGGCGCCAGGACTTTGCCGGCAGCCAGTTTCCTTCATTTCTGCCTACTTATCGCATTACGGCAGGTTTAGACTTTACCTTCTTTGACGTATGCCTGGGAAATGAGACAAAATTTGTAGCCTTTAGCGAGCCACCTGCCAAAGAGTACCGGTGGGAAATGATTTCTGCGGATGGTGCTGACACAATAAACGTGACAAATGTACAGCCACGTGTAGAATTTCCTGCCTCAGGAGACTACCAGGTCACGCTTACGGCAGATTATGGTGGTACCACGCAGACTGTAACCAAAACGGTGACCATACAGGAAACGCAACTCCAGGTAATGCTGAATGATACCACTGTTTGCCCCGGGGATGTACTGACGCTGGATGCGGGCGCTATGGGCACCTATATCTGGAATACAGGGGAAACAACTCAGACAATAGAAGCCAGCGAGGCCGGTACTTACTGGGTAGAGGTAACTGACGCGGCTGGTTGTAGCGCGTATGATGAAATGGAACTTCGTATTTACGGGGATACTACCGCAATATCCACTTTATGGCACTTTGGCGACCAGGCTGGGCTTGACTTTAATGAAAACCCTCCGGTACCGCTGTTAAACAGTGCTATGACGGCTCCTGAAGGTTGTTCCGTTATTGCAGGACCTAATGGGGAAATGCTATTCTATACTGATGGAGAAACGGTATGGGACCAAAGTGACAATGTTATGGCCAACGGCACCAACATCGGGGGTGACGCAGGTTCCACGATGTCGTCCATCATTGTACCTTTTCCGGATGATGAAACACTATTTTACATATTTACCACACAGGCGGTAGAAAGTGGCGGACATCTCCTTAAATATTCTATAGTAGATATTAAGGCTAATAGTGCCCTTGGCGAGGTGGTAGAGAAGGATGTGAACCTATTCACTAAAGTAACTGAAAAGGTGGTGGCCTTTGATGGTAATGGCGGAGGTACAACGATACTGGCTCACGAATTCGGCACTAATAATTTCCTGAGCTATAGCTTATCTGCCGAAGGCATTACGGGCCCTGAGGTTTTCTCAGAAGGCTCAGTGCATACCAGCGCTAACCCTGCAGGAGGGCAGGGCTATATGACGGTATCTCCTAATGGTGACCTGCTGGCTGTATCTATCCCCGGCAATAACCCGGCGGTAGAACTGTTCCGCATTGACAGTACGGGCGCCTTGTCAGATGTTATTAGTATTGATGTACCCTCGGACCCGGTTTATGGGATAGGCTTCTCTCCCGGGGGTGCTAAAATGTATGTTAGTGTTCCAGGTTCAGGAGCAATCTATGAATATTTCGTGGATACTATCGGGCCGGGCGATGAGGCGTACATTAATCAGAGCATTGAGGAATTAGCTAATAACCCGGGTACGGAATATGGTGCCATACAGATTGGCCCTGATAACCGGGTGTATGTCGCTCAGAATAACAGTGGAACCCTATCTGTAATAGAACCCAATGAGGATGAAGAGACGGCCTCAGTGCTAACGGAAGATGACCAGGATCTTGGCGGAAGGCAAAGTACACTCGGACTACCTAACTATGTTCAAAACCAGCAGGCGGGTACGGGATTGCCCGACTTTACGGCGAGCAATACCTGTCGTGGCCAGGAAGTACTCTTTTCGGCCACCCCTTCATCGGATATCGACACCTTCTTCTGGAATCTGGGAGATGGTACGACAAGTACGGATCAGCAACTGACGCATACGTATGATGAGGCTGGCACCTACCTTGTGACCCTGGTAGTTGATAACCGCTGTCTACCTCTGGGTTATGAGCCTTATAATGTGGACAGCTTTGTGGTACAAAAGGAGATCGTGATCTATGAAGAACCGCAGCTTGAAGATCTGGAGGCGGTGATCTGTGATGACAATGGCGTGTTGGTGGATGCTCTGCCGGCCGGTCTGCCTGATGAGGGTCTGACTTACGGATGGTCCACAGGCGATTCTACGCGCACGGTGATCTTTGACCAGGTGGGCGATTACACCGTTACGGTGACTAACGAATTTGGCTGTGCTACCACGGTACCTGTAAGCATCTCTGAAGGGCGTCCGGAGGTTGAACTTCCTGAGGATCAGTTTGCCTGTCGCGGGACTGAGTTAGGCGTTATAGACTCGGGCATCAGCCCTAATGCTCCGGTTACGCTGCAGTGGTTTATAAACGGAACACCGGCCGGAACCAGCCGCACTATCCAAATCAACGAAACGCTGGATGAAGCTACTTACAGATTAGAGGTAACTAATACACTGACATTCTGTACGGTGTCAGATGAGGTAGTCATCAGGCTTTATGATGAGCCTGACCCTTCACTGGCATCTATTAATCCGGGTACCTGTGGCAATGCAGACGGCTCCATATTCATCAATGCACCTACGGATGCAACGGCTACCTATGTTTATCAGTGGCTTGATGAGAACCGGACCGTAGTAGGAAATGACATGAACCTGCAGAATGTTGACCCGGGTAATTATACGCTGGTGGTGCAGAACCAGACAACTGGCTGTACCTC
It contains:
- a CDS encoding type IX secretion system membrane protein PorP/SprF, translating into MRKILFVLLIFAGMLTESFAQDPQFSQYYAAPLYLNPAFTGASGQGRAGLNYRNQWPSIDANFTTYSAYADYYFDDFNSGLGLLILHDEVADVGMNQTQIGLNYAYQLRLSETFTFRPGVEAQYVLQSLNFSDLRFADQYNGSDFELPTNEDLGGGDNIGYFNLAFGGLLYSENFWIGGAVHNLTEPNQSYVSGDNPRLRRISVHGGYRFPLPAGPGYKGRNRDGLERTITPTFQYKMQGDFDQLDAGVYATLEPVVIGIWYRGLPFKPLNDQANNESVVLLVGFTSDNLQIGYSFDYTVSRLGIASGGAHEISLTYLFNLADPRRPPKNVRQIPCPRF
- a CDS encoding PKD domain-containing protein codes for the protein MAQSLAGYRWYFGNSSQAIVFSQSDREALLIDGQYIPFGTGGSAVATNPITGSLLFYSDGEVVVDAGNTPMPNGGGLTGNAALNQGVAVAPVPGAGNETQYYVFYTDGTNLTYSIVDMAATGNASAGNLPSGDVTVKNQLLLAGVGETLLVVPNSDFTGSWLITQNGAGEYVVITIAETNNLAVQTYPLAGAPVNATTPAAHLALNSSGNRIAVAPRNGNTNIQLLTFNRTSGAVGYVRPVFNTGFTAANAENTAVYDVAFSPGGDFLYLSRTGESGTQANVYRMDLNNNSALPVALLENPVARSYGLQEAPDGNLYHLYRETGSGPYLTGRFSQLDSIADVVEYEEALFRRQDFAGSQFPSFLPTYRITAGLDFTFFDVCLGNETKFVAFSEPPAKEYRWEMISADGADTINVTNVQPRVEFPASGDYQVTLTADYGGTTQTVTKTVTIQETQLQVMLNDTTVCPGDVLTLDAGAMGTYIWNTGETTQTIEASEAGTYWVEVTDAAGCSAYDEMELRIYGDTTAISTLWHFGDQAGLDFNENPPVPLLNSAMTAPEGCSVIAGPNGEMLFYTDGETVWDQSDNVMANGTNIGGDAGSTMSSIIVPFPDDETLFYIFTTQAVESGGHLLKYSIVDIKANSALGEVVEKDVNLFTKVTEKVVAFDGNGGGTTILAHEFGTNNFLSYSLSAEGITGPEVFSEGSVHTSANPAGGQGYMTVSPNGDLLAVSIPGNNPAVELFRIDSTGALSDVISIDVPSDPVYGIGFSPGGAKMYVSVPGSGAIYEYFVDTIGPGDEAYINQSIEELANNPGTEYGAIQIGPDNRVYVAQNNSGTLSVIEPNEDEETASVLTEDDQDLGGRQSTLGLPNYVQNQQAGTGLPDFTASNTCRGQEVLFSATPSSDIDTFFWNLGDGTTSTDQQLTHTYDEAGTYLVTLVVDNRCLPLGYEPYNVDSFVVQKEIVIYEEPQLEDLEAVICDDNGVLVDALPAGLPDEGLTYGWSTGDSTRTVIFDQVGDYTVTVTNEFGCATTVPVSISEGRPEVELPEDQFACRGTELGVIDSGISPNAPVTLQWFINGTPAGTSRTIQINETLDEATYRLEVTNTLTFCTVSDEVVIRLYDEPDPSLASINPGTCGNADGSIFINAPTDATATYVYQWLDENRTVVGNDMNLQNVDPGNYTLVVQNQTTGCTSQDVFTLEDASRSLDVSLAVNNCVAQVTVDNITGASAGAATYRVLDENGLEMATGGFTNLQPVTPATVDVPELTEGNYLFEINQGGCFFSDDFVVPAITRPTAFTYETPIDLCEPGLISIERQNPNLAVRWEEVTGQFADGASPNNASVGVQGSGTFRAIISDPSDPLVCDTTVLIDVNILEPPVPDFTVEGDECEGEIRLIPSPAGNYTYEWTINGQVEYVNELVLNEIRRYDVSLRVIDNASGCDAVTEDRPFNIREPLELELDAPYANCPNGEDVRIDALINREVETYDWTVNGESVAADSAVLFYPSGQGRLAISLTITTADGCTATSELTLSEAPFTPVTLPESAIICPLSDNLEEALIELDPQASFQYYEWYLDGELISRNQVLIADTEGTYTFVGTNLYNCPTTLEVDVIEDCSPEVDAPNAFRPGGTNREFFVFPRYVNEFEIYIYNRWGELIFFSDNQDFRWDGTFNGSLVPAGTYAYVIRFTGIREEFNEEQRKRGSITIIR